GAGTTTTGCCAATTCACCCGGAGCAAAAACAACACGGCGATCTGGTGGGCTTTTTCTTTCTTTTATGATTCCAAATTTCATTTAAATAGGTTTGAAGTAATTATTAATATAACTTTTTGCATCTAATTTGTTTCAAATATAACAATTTCAGTTAAAGTTTTGTTGTCAAAATACAATTTAGAATCTTTAAAAACCGTTAAAAGCTGAATAACAATCGACTAAATAAAAATCAAGTTAATATTATGTTAAAAACTGCTTTTTGGCTAACTAAAAATATCAAAACATAAATATTGAATTCGATATATTTGTTTTTCAAGAATGATGCAAATGAATTTCCTTAAGAGAACAAATATACCACAAATACTTATTCTAATTTTAGTTTTAAGTTCGTGTGGAAAAGATAAAAAAACGAGTGTTGACAAAGCTTCAACAATAGAAGATACCTTACCAAAAATGAAGCCTTTAGGTCCTGAAAAACGAATTTCACAAGCCTATATAAATTCAGTAGCCGGAAGAATAAATCACTTTTACAACAAGAACTGGCCAAACAATAGTATGAACGGAAGTTTTTTGGTTGCCAGAAATGGTCAAATTATTTTTGAACGCTATAATGGTTATGCAAACAAAAATGAAGGAACTAAAATAACCGCCAATACACCTGTTCAAATTGCTTCTGTAAGTAAAGTTCTTACTGCAACAGCGGTTTTAAAATTGGTTAATGCCGGCAAAATTGATTTGGATCAAAAGGTAAATACGATTTTAAAAACGTTTCCGTACGAAGATTGTACCGTTAGAATGTTGTTAAGTCACCGTAGCGGAATGCGTAATTATGCTTATTTCACAGATCATGATAAATCGGTTTGGGACAGACATAATCAGCTTACCAATCAAGATATTTTAGACATTCTAGCCACAAAAAATATTGGATTAGAATCAAAAACAGGAACACGTTTTGGTTATTGCAATACTAATTATGCAATGCTGGCACTTATAATTGAAAAAATTACGGGTTTAAAATATAAGGAAGCAATGTCTCAAATGATTTTCAAACCTTTGGGAATGACAAATACTTATGTTTTTGACGATGATAAAGATCGTAAAACAATTGTACCTTCTTATAAAGGTAATGGTGCAGAAATTGGTTTTGATTATCTGGACAATGTTTACGGAGACAAAAACATTTTCTCTACCGTTAGAGATCTTTTGAAATTTGACAGAGCCAGAAATTCACCTGACTTTTTGAAACCGGCTTTATTAAAAGAAGTTTATACTGGTAACAGCAATGAACGAAAAGGAACGAAAAATTACGGTTTAGGAATTAGAATGATTAATTGGGAAACCGGACAAAATTATTATTTCCACAATGGATGGTGGCATGGAAATACCTCATCTTATATTCCTTTGATGAAAGAGCATGTGACCATTATTGCATTATCTAACAAGATGACCAGAAACACTTATGCTGTTCGTAAACTGGCTCCTATTTTTGGTGATTATCCTTTTAATTTTAAAGACGAAGAATAATATTATTTTTCTGTAAATTTTATTACCAAAGTAACTTCAAATAGTATAAATTTGCAAACTCATTTTTGGGGTCGACTGGTTTTGACAGCAAGTCGAATTGAAAAGTAAGCACGTCGAGCATTGAGACCTTGCTCGTAAATATAAGATCTTACAATTTTACACGGCGAAAATAACTACGCTTTAGCTGCATAATCTGAATTATAGTAAGATTAGCCACGTCCCTATAAGATAGGGAAGCTGGATTCTCCTTGAAAGCCTTGGTTTGTGGCGGTCAGTACAGGGGAACCGTAAAAATAGACCTAGATTTCCATGAGCTTCGGGTGGATTTCGAAATTAAGAAGATAAGTGTTGAGTGGTTGTTCCTGACCTAGCTCAACATCGAAAATTCAATCAGGAAATAAACGCGTAGAAAGCTCTTTAGTTGCTTGTTTGGACCCGGGTTCGATTCCCGGCGACTCCACAAAAAAAATCGCAATCACCATATTTTTAGGTAATTGCGATTTTTTTATTTTATACATTATTTCCTATTACATTTTTTTCTAATTTCGAACAAGCTATTAATCAATAGATTAATTTCGAATTACGGCAAAAAATAATTTTATGGAGATTTTACCTTCCGCTGTTTTAGCGCCATATATAAAGAATTATACCGTTGTTACGATTAACAAACATCTTAATAACGAAGTTTTTTATCCAAGTGGATATGTAGATTTTATTGTCAATATTTCCGAAGGTGCTGCCGCAACTATTATCAATGGCAAACGAAAAGACACACCGGCGATAGAATTGCTGGGGCATCTTACTCTTCCTACCCGACTTACTGTTGCGCAAGGCACTTCGGTACTTATAGCGAGAATTTATCCGTATGCAAGTGCATTGTTTTTTTCTGATCCTTTATCTGAATTTACGAACTATGCAACCGATATGTACGATGTTGCATTGAGCGAAAATAGGGAATTGTATTTTCGGATTATGGAAACAAATGAACTCGCTTCTAAAATTAATATCTTAGAAACTCATTTTCTTCAGCAATTGAAAAAAAATGAAGCTCGATTAAAGAAAGTATCAATCGTTCAGGCTATTAATCAACAGCTTTTATTTAATGATCAGCAATTGGATTTACCTGCTCTGGCGAAACATTCAGGGTTATCAGAAAGATATATTCAAAAGCTTTATCTCTCAAATATTGGTATCAGTCCTGCAGCTTTTACTTCGGTAATGCGATTTAATAAAAGCTTGCAACTGGTGCTTAATACCTCGCAATCGTTGACTGAGATTGCTTACGACTGCGGGTATTATGATCAGGCTCATTTTATTAAAGAGTTCAGAAAGTTTACAGGCATTACTCCTTCTGTTTCCAGAAATTCACTACTTAAAAATGATACCGATTTTCAGCAAGCTGTTAACATTGGTTTCTAGATTTACTTCGCCGGATGATTGCTGCTAAACATGTCGCGATGCATCTTCCATCCGTTTTTAGTGTTTTTCCAAATGACAATCACTTTTCCGTCGTCTAGTTTTTTACCATCCATATCAGTCATTTCATAAAAACTTTCCTCTGTTACAGAAGTTTTACCATCTCCATACAAATGCTGAATCATAAACTTAACATACACTTTGGGTCCGCCTTTAAAGAATGCGAGCATTTGAGCACCTCCACATACGGGTTCTCCATTAGGCGGAAACAAACAGGCATCATCGGTATATCTGGTGAGAATAGATCCGTCGTTTTTGTTAGCAAGATCTGCATAAATCTCATTACTGGCTTCTATTGCCTTTCTTGCAGACTTTAATGCAGGAGTTTCAGTTTGAGCATTACACCAAAAGGTAAGCATCAATAATCCGTTTAGAATAATTCCTTTTTTCATTGTATTTGTTTTTTTATACAAACAAAGGAAGTAATTCTGAAAAGCAGGAAATTGTAAAATTACGAACAACTTTCGCTTTAAGCGTTCTATATAAAAACCTCATCAAGTTTACAACAACACTCTTCATTCAGGATTTTCAAAACTTATTATTGATATTGTAATTAAATATTCAATTATGATTTCTAAATTCCACAAAAAAAAAGCCCGTAAATAAAATATCTACAGGCTTTTTTACTTTAATAAAAATACGTTTCTATAACCTCTACAAGTCAAAACCAGAGAGTTCTATTTTCTCTAAATAGCTTTGGAAACATAAAAAACTAATTCATTCTATTTAAAAAAGTAACCAATTGTTATTTGAAATACTCGGTTTTTCATATCATTATTAATGAAGTGATTTGCATCTCCTTCTTTGAAAGCATTCGAATACGAAATGTTATATCTTGCGTCTGCATAGAATTTATCTTTAAATTGATAACCCAATCCAAAATTTACAGAAGTATCGATACCTGTTGAATAATCTTTCAGAT
This genomic window from Flavobacterium sp. 9 contains:
- a CDS encoding serine hydrolase yields the protein MQMNFLKRTNIPQILILILVLSSCGKDKKTSVDKASTIEDTLPKMKPLGPEKRISQAYINSVAGRINHFYNKNWPNNSMNGSFLVARNGQIIFERYNGYANKNEGTKITANTPVQIASVSKVLTATAVLKLVNAGKIDLDQKVNTILKTFPYEDCTVRMLLSHRSGMRNYAYFTDHDKSVWDRHNQLTNQDILDILATKNIGLESKTGTRFGYCNTNYAMLALIIEKITGLKYKEAMSQMIFKPLGMTNTYVFDDDKDRKTIVPSYKGNGAEIGFDYLDNVYGDKNIFSTVRDLLKFDRARNSPDFLKPALLKEVYTGNSNERKGTKNYGLGIRMINWETGQNYYFHNGWWHGNTSSYIPLMKEHVTIIALSNKMTRNTYAVRKLAPIFGDYPFNFKDEE
- a CDS encoding helix-turn-helix transcriptional regulator, giving the protein MEILPSAVLAPYIKNYTVVTINKHLNNEVFYPSGYVDFIVNISEGAAATIINGKRKDTPAIELLGHLTLPTRLTVAQGTSVLIARIYPYASALFFSDPLSEFTNYATDMYDVALSENRELYFRIMETNELASKINILETHFLQQLKKNEARLKKVSIVQAINQQLLFNDQQLDLPALAKHSGLSERYIQKLYLSNIGISPAAFTSVMRFNKSLQLVLNTSQSLTEIAYDCGYYDQAHFIKEFRKFTGITPSVSRNSLLKNDTDFQQAVNIGF